Proteins from one Silurus meridionalis isolate SWU-2019-XX chromosome 3, ASM1480568v1, whole genome shotgun sequence genomic window:
- the vil1 gene encoding villin-1: protein MPQFQVTTEVNKVLNKTKPGLQIWRVEKMELVPCPPKTYGQFYEGDSYLILHTQKTSNTFTYDIHYWLGKETSVDEQGAAAIYTTMMDEHLGGVAVQHRETQGYESSTFRGYFKQGIIYKKGGVASGMKQVETNTYNVRRLLHVKGKKNVVAGEVDMSWNSFNKGDVFLLDLGNLIIQWNGPDSNRMERLRGMNLAKDIRDRERGGRAQVTVVEGDNENASEEAMKLMKQALGEKGNIKEAIVDKVVDEKMKSSIKLFHISDAEGNLVVQEVAVKPLTQDLLNPEDCYLLDQGGIRIFIWKGRKSSKTERSEALGKAEAYKKAKGYPPSTYVETVNDGSESSVFKQLFQKWTVKGQTTGLGTTHTVGKIAKVEQIKFDATSMHARPDIAAQQKMVDDGSGEAEVWRIQDNELVPVERKWLGHFYGGDCYLILYKYEVNNKIHYILYIWQGRHASTAELTASAYQAVILDQKYNGEPVQVRVPMGKEPMHLMAIFKGKMVIYEEGSSKDNSSYDPSGPRLFHIYGSNEFNTRAVQVSARSSLLNSNDVFVLSTPNCCYLWYGKGCSGDEREMGKTLADIISKREKLVIAEGQEPADFWLNLGGKSQYANNKRLQEENSQITPCLFECSNQTGRFIATEITNFDQTDLDEDDIMLLDIWDQIFLWIGKGANDIEKKEAVVTAQEYLKSHPAGRDPDTPILVVKQGFEPPTFTGWFFAWDPHMWSGGKSYEELKSELGDATDIIKITVDLTNNYTNSNNIGNVPLSPTILPKHPAAKIVNCPAENLPEGVDPARREDYLSEEDFLLVLGVSPMDFYCMPMWKQQNLKKQKGLF, encoded by the exons ATGCCCCAATTCCAAGTAACGACCGAAGTTAATAAAGTCCTCAATAAAACTAAACCAGGACTGCAGATATGGAGAGTGGAG AAAATGGAACTGGTTCCTTGTCCTCCCAAAACATATGGACAGTTTTATGAAGGAGACAGCTATTTAATACTACAT ACACAAAAGACCAGTAACACATTCACCTATGACATTCACTACTGGCTGGGCAAGGAGACCTCTGTGGATGAACAGGGTGCCGCCGCCATTTACACTACCATGATGGATGAACATCTAGGGGGTGTCGCAGTGCAACATCGGGAGACCCAGGGTTATGAGAGCTCCACCTTCCGAGGCTATTTCAAACAAGGAATCAT TTATAAGAAGGGTGGAGTAGCTTCGGGGATGAAGCAAGTAGAAACCAACACGTACAATGTCCGCAGACTACTGCATGTGAAGGGCAAGAAAAATGTTGTTGCAGGGGAG GTGGATATGAGCTGGAACAGCTTTAATAAAGGTGATGTGTTCCTACTGGATCTTGGGAATCTCATTATTCAATGGAATGGCCCGGATAGCAATCGGATGGAGAGGCTAAGG GGAATGAATTTGGCGAAAGATATCCGTGACCGAGAGAGAGGAGGTCGAGCACAGGTCACAGTTGTAGAAGGAGATAATGAGAACGCTTCTGAGGAAGCCATGAAACTGATGAAGCAAGCTTTGGGTGAAAaagggaacattaaagaagctATCGTGGATAAGGTGGTGGATGAAAAAATGAAGTCCAGTATCAAACTATTTCA CATTTCAGATGCTGAAGGTAATCTGGTGGTACAAGAAGTGGCGGTGAAGCCACTAACACAAGACTTGCTAAATCCTGAG GACTGCTACTTGCTGGATCAGGGTGGAATACGAATTTTTATCTGGAAGGGCCGGAAGTCCTCCAAAACGGAGAGGTCAGAGGCACTAGGGAAAGCTGAG GCATACAAAAAGGCCAAAGGTTATCCTCCCTCTACCTATGTGGAAACAGTAAATGATGGCTCGGAGTCCTCTGTGTTCAAGCAGCTCTTCCAGAAATGGACAGTGAAGGGTCAAACTACTGGACTGGGCACAACACATACTGTAGGCAAAATAG cCAAGGTTGAACAGATAAAGTTTGATGCCACATCAATGCATGCCAGACCTGATATTGCAGCTCAGCAAAAAATGGTGGATGATGGGTCTGGTGAAGCCGAG GTTTGGAGAATACAGGACAATGAACTAGTCCCTGTGGAGAGAAAGTGGCTGGGGCATTTCTATGGTGGTGACTGCTACCTTATCCTTTACAAATATGAAGTCAACAACAAAATACACTACATTCTTTACATTTGGCAA GGTCGTCATGCAAGCACAGCAGAACTTACAGCATCCGCATATCAAGCAGTCATCCTAGACCAAAAATATAATGGGGAACCAGTGCAAGTTCGAGTGCCTATGGGGAAGGAACCTATGCACCTCATGGCCATTTTCAAGGGCAAGATGGTCATTTATGAG GAAGGCAGTTCCAAAGACAACTCTTCTTATGATCCATCAGGACCAAGACTGTTCCACATCTATGGTTCAAATGAGTTCAACACTCGTGCAGTTCAGGTTTCTGCTCGCTCATCCTTACTCAACTCCAATGATGTGTTTGTACTTAGTACCCCCAACTGTTGCTATCTTTGGTACGGAAAG GGTTGCAGTGGGGATGAACGAGAGATGGGTAAAACTCTGGCAGACATTATTTCCAAGAGAGAGAAGCTTGTCATAGCAGAAGGTCAAGAACCTGCTGATTTCTGGTTGAACCTTGGTGGAAAGTCCCAGTATGCCAATAACAAAAG ACTGCAGGAGGAAAACAGTCAAATTACTCCCTGCCTCTTTGAGTGCTCCAATCAGACTGGTAGATTTATCGCAACTGAGATTACAAACTTCGATCAGACAGACTTGGATGAGGATGACATTATGCTGCTAGACATCTGGGACCAG ATATTCTTGTGGATTGGTAAAGGAGCCAATGACATAGAGAAGAAGGAAGCTGTGGTTACAGCACAAGAATACCTGAAAAGCCATCCTGCTGGACGTGACCCAGACACACCAATCCTAGTGGTCAAGCAGGGGTTCGAGCCACCTACCTTCACTGGATGGTTCTTTGCCTGGGACCCTCACATGTGGAGC GGTGGGAAGTCCTATGAGGAACTGAAGTCTGAGCTTGGAGATGCAACAGACATCATCAAGATTACAGTG GACCTGACCAACAATTACACCAACTCAAATAATATTGGAAATGTCCCATTGTCCCCCACTATACTGCCAAAACATCCTGCAGCAAAGATAGTGAACTGCCCAGCAGAGAATCTGCCTGAAGGTGTCGACCCTGCCAGAAGAGAG
- the itgb2 gene encoding integrin beta-2 — protein sequence MPQANKIILLLLFGRYVFSQEECIKSIVGSCDECIMSGPGCAWCTELNFTKPGEPEAVRCDTSKNLQERGCPNDSRMIINPKSALYIRTNKPLSGPQKTENPVQVQPQAIELNLRPGEAFTFNFSFKRAEGYPVDLYYLMDLSYSMGDDLKNVKNLGIEILKKLQQITGNARIGFGSFVDKTLLPFTDTAEEKLKKPCPAKEKQCQPAFGYQHVLSLTKDEKIFFEKVSLQNISGNLDMPEGSLDAIMQVVTCVDKIGWGDSTRLLVLATDAGFHMAGDGKLAGILEPNQETCQLDINNKYSKSNTWDYPSVGQIARKLEEQNIQPIFAVTKNVSQIYEELSKLIPKSEVGVLSNDSSNVVNLIVEAYNKLSSNIIVTHDGLPEGISVTFTSKCKGGERPSDKGICNNVNIGQEVIFSVTVKAAKCLDSNFSIGPLGFNEKLKVSVKTRCKCECDNQDIVHDFCNREGKIVCGTCSCNPNFLGQRCECSVEKKDEVALKAQCRKDNGTECEGRGDCKCGVCKCHQTEGGQSYYGPHCECDDEHCEKFQNKLCGGNGTCRCGECKCNAGYEGSACQCKKSDESCVTGETVCHGRGKCVCNQCACERGYKGIRCDTCPTCELPCEKSGSCVECKAFNTGPLDKSCDESCSHLKVTVDEKLAKRDCQVKDEEGCRMIFSMTPQDGFDRYYVNVLKDRECPEGPNVGRIVGGSLAAVALIGLLLLILIKAIFYFKDLKEWKRFEKEAQRRQWAKSENPLFQKATTTVANPAFTGDS from the exons ATGCCACAAGCAAACAAGATCATTCTCCTGCTGTTATTTGGAAGATATG TCTTCTCTCAGGAGGAATGTATAAAATCAATCGTGGGGTCATGTGATGAATGCATTATGTCTGGACCCGGATGTGCCTGGTGCACAGAATTG AATTTCACCAAGCCTGGAGAGCCAGAAGCAGTACGATGTGACACTTCAAAGAATCTTCAAGAAAGAGGCTGCCCAAATGATAGTCGAATGATAATTAACCCAAAGAGTGCTCTTTACATTCGAACCAACAAACCACTGTCAGGACCACAAAAGACAGAAAATCCAGTTCAGGTGCAGCCACAAGCAATTGAACTCAATTTACGTCCAG gtgaaGCCTTCACTTTCAACTTCTCATTTAAAAGGGCAGAAGGCTACCCTGTGGATCTGTACTATCTGATGGATTTGTCCTACTCAATGGGTGATGActtgaaaaatgtgaaaaaccTGGGAATAGAAATTCTTAAAAAACTACAGCAAATCACTGGAAATGCAAGGATag GCTTTGGCTCGTTTGTCGATAAAACACTTCTTCCATTCACGGACACAGCCGAAGAAAAGTTAAAAAAGCCCTGTCCAGCCAAAGAAAAACAATGCCAGCCAGCATTTGGCTATCAGCATGTTCTCAGTCTGACAAAGGATGAGAAAATCTTTTTTGAAAAAGTATCCTTGCAAAACATATCTGGCAACTTGGACATGCCAGAGGGCAGTCTGGATGCCATCATGCAAGTTGTCACTTGTGTG GATAAAATTGGCTGGGGAGACAGCACACGGCTGCTGGTGCTGGCCACTGATGCTGGTTTCCACATGGCAGGTGATGGGAAACTTGCTGGCATCCTCGAACCAAACCAAGAGACTTGTCAGCTGGATATTAACAACAAGTACAGCAAGAGCAACACTTGG GATTACCCATCTGTTGGTCAGATAGCCAGGAAGTTGGAAGAGCAAAACATACAGCCTATATTTGCTGTAACTAAAAATGTATCCCAAATATATGAA GAGCTGAGTAAACTGATTCCTAAATCAGAAGTTGGAGTACTAAGTAATGATTCAAGCAATGTGGTAAATCTAATTGTGGAAGCATACAAT AAACTCTCCTCAAATATTATTGTGACACATGATGGACTCCCAGAAGGCATATCAGTAACATTCACATCTAAATGTAAGGGTGGAGAGAGGCCTAGTGATAAAGGGATATGCAACAATGTTAACATCGGACAGGAG GTAATTTTCAGTGTAACTGTTAAGGCAGCAAAATGCCTAGATTCAAACTTCAGCATTGGTCCTTTGGGGTTCAATGAAAAACTGAAGGTTTCGGTAAAAACACGATGTAAGTGTGAATGCGACAATCAGGACATCGTACACGATTTCTGTAatagagaaggaaaaattgtCTGCGGAACATGCAG CTGCAACCCGAATTTCCTGGGACAGCGGTGTGAATGCAGTGTGGAAAAGAAAGATGAGGTCGCATTGAAGGCTCAATGCCGCAAAGATAACGGGACAGAGTGTGAGGGTCGTGGAGACTGCAAGTGTGGAGTGTGCAAGTGCCACCAAACTGAGGGGGGTCAATCCTACTACGGTCCTCACTGCGAATGTGATGATGAACACTGTGAAAAGTTCCAAAACAAATTGTGTGGAg GGAACGGGACTTGCAGATGTGGAGAATGTAAATGCAATGCTGGCTATGAAGGATCAGCCTGTCAGTGCAAGAAATCCGATGAAAGTTGTGTGACGGGAGAAACTGTGTGCCATGGACGtggcaaatgtgtgtgtaaccAGTGTGCTTGTGAGAGGGGATACAAGGGGATCAGATGTGACACATGTCCAACTTGTGAGTTGCCTTGCGAAAAGTCAGG GAGCTGTGTTGAATGCAAAGCATTTAACACGGGACCATTGGATAAGAGCTGCGATGAATCCTGCAGCCATCTTAAAGTTACAGTAGATGAAAAACTGGCAAAAAGGGATTGCCAAGTCAAGGATGAAGAGGGTTGCCGGATGATCTTCTCAATGACTCCGCAAGACGGATTTGACCGGTATTATGTGAACGTCCTGAAAGACAGAG AATGTCCGGAGGGGCCGAATGTTGGACGCATAGTGGGTGGATCTCTTGCCGCTGTGGCTTTGATTGGACTTCTACTCCTCATTCTCATTAAggcaatattttatttcaaagaCCTCAAAGAGTGGAAGAGGTTTGAAAAGGAAGCACAGCGCCGTCAGTGGGCAAAA AGTGAAAATCCATTGTTTCAGAAAGCAACAACAACTGTTGCAAATCCAGCATTTACTGGAGACTCTTAA